The DNA segment TCTTTTGCATGAATTTTTTACACAACTTCAGGTAGAGGCGAGAAGCTCGGTGGCAAATAAGGGTAGGGATGCCTAGGAGAAGTTAAATTTACCTTCTCCTTACCCCCTCAGTTTCTTGATTCCTTAGCTGGTAATGGTGCCAGTCAAGGGAGAACTGGGATTAGCGTAGACTTTCACAGGAATTCGTCCGGCTTGATAGGCGAGACGCCCAGCCTCCACACCCAGAGCCATTGCGCGACCCATCGCGGCTGGATTTTTTGCCCCAGCGATTGCACTATTGATCAACACGGCATCAGCCCCCATCTCCATTGCCTGCGCTGCCTCACTGGGCGTAGCCAGTCCGGCATCCACCACCACCGGCACCCCAGCATTCTCAATAATGATTTCAATATTCGCTGCATTCTTGATGCCCTGTCCGGAACCAATCGGAGAACCCAAAGGCATCACCGTCGCACAGCCAACCTCTTCCAATCGTTTAGCCAGTAAGGGGTCAGCATTGATATAAGGCAGAACCGCAAAGCCTTCCTTCACCAGTTGCTCTGCCGCTTCCAAAGTGCCAATCGGGTCGGGAAGCAGATACTTTAAGTCAGGAATCACCTCTAACTTGACAAAGTTATTGTCTTCTTGACCCAAAAGCTTTGCCATCTCCCGCCCCAGACGCGCCACTCGAATCGCTTCTTCAGCCGTTTTACAGCCAGCCGTGTTGGGTAGCATCCAGATTTTTGTCCAATCCAACGCTTCAGCCAGTCCTTCATGTCCGGGTGCTTTTGTTTGTACCCGACGCACCGCCACCGTAACAATTTCGCAACCGCTAGCCGCAATACTTTGCTGCATTTCTTCGATGCTGCGATACTTGCCAGTACCAGTCATCAGGCGAGAGCGAAAACTCCGACCCGCAATAATTAAAGGATCGGCTGGCAGGGTTTCTAAGGAATGATTCATCTGTAGGGACGAGCCTTCTAGTCGCCCAGATTCAGAAGGATGGCTTATTTGGAGCATTTTGGGGGTTGCATTGATGGGTTTAGATCCAGCGTAGAACCTGGAGTAGTGAAAATGGTCTAACAGGGGATCGGACTTTTGCTCCCAAATCAGGTCTGCCACTAAGGAAGCCGTCACGGGTGCCAGCAAAATTCCGTTGCGGTAATGACCCGTTGCCAGCGTTAAATTCTCGCAGGCGCTAGAACCGAGAATGGGTAACTCGTCGGGTGTTGTGGGTCGAAATCCCCACCAAAATTCTTGGATGGGAAAGTTCTGCAAGGCGGGATAAAGGCGAATCGCACTTTCCAATAAGGTTCTGATTCCGGCTGGAGTGTTATGGGGTGTGAACCCCACATCCTCGCTAGTGGCTCCAACGATCAGTTGTCCATTCCGACGCGGCACGATGTAGATTTCTTCACCAAACAGCACCCGCTTGAGAGGCAATTCTTCCTGGCTGCCCCCAGGCACTTGCACCGATAGCATTTGTCCCTTTTTCGGGCTGACCGGAATTGGTAACAATTCATTTGACCAAGCGCCAGTGGCTAAGACATAGTTTTGAGCGCGAAAATCTCCAGATGCTGTTCTGACGCAGTTGATTCTCCGGTTCTGTTGTTGGAGTGCTTCAACTGCCACGCCTTCACGGATATCTACACCTAATTCCCGTACTGCCACCCGCAAGGCTTGAACTAAAGCCCGATTGTCTACTTGACCATCTTCGGGATACCACCAACCACCGACAACGTCTGAACCCAGTCCGGGTTGAATTTGATTGATCGCATCCTTATTTAACCAAAGTGCTGAGGACTGAGGCCTGAGTATGGAATTTTCTTCCTCAGTCCTCACTCCTTGTTGCTCAGCCCCGACATAAACGGGTGACAAGATGCCACTAGGCCAATAGCCGATGGATACTCCAGCGATCGCTTCCAGTTTACTTGCCCAGTCCGGATACAAATCCCGACTCCGCAGACATAAATCCAGCATTGCGCCGGTCGAAATCCCTTCTGCCTGGGGTGCCAGCATCCCAGCGGCGGCATGAGCCGCTGCGGAATTGAAGTCGCGGCACAGGACGGTGACGGTTGCCCCCCGCAAGCGAAGTTCGAGGGCGATCGCTAAGCCAATCGCACCGCCGCCGATGATGAGAATGTCACTTTCTGTATTCATATAGATATAGGCCGCTTTCACTAAAATCCGACTCTAAGGCTTTCCATAAATCGACGCATACGCCTTAGAAAAAAATGGCGTTCTAATTTAAGCCTAGTCAAGAAGCGTTCCCGATGAGCGGTAGCGATCGCCTTAGTCTTTGTCATGGCGAGGATGGCTTCGGAACACGAGGCGCTCCGCACTCGCCATCCCTCTCCCCCTTTCTGTGATTGATGTTAGCCTCATCTCTCCCTTCTGGGATCTTCTCTGTGACTATGACCTCAACTCGGATTTCTGGAAAACAGTCTCTCAAAAATTAATAATTATTCACCAAAATCCCCACCTTACTTGCAGATGCCTCTATGAGCCTTTTAACTAGCCATCTGCTTCAGCCAGTGTAGCCGATTAGGCGAAGTCAATCCGAGTTATCCGTGCAGTTTAAGACTTTCTCGACGACTGCGGTTGTCGCCAGAGTTCTTAATAGCCTGAAAGTCTCAGTTTCACGTTGTAGTGCCAGCGTGTTTCATTCCCTTGGGGATTTTTGTCTTTTGTTCCAAATTATTAAAAAAAAGAACCTAAAATCACTATGAGCTGTAAATTACAGTTTTATAAGCTTTTAGAGAGAAATGATAAAGATTATAAGAATACAATCTTCTAAATAATCGTGATTAGTACCCGATCCATTCCTCCAACCCCTTTATTTTCTGCGGCAGTTGGACAATAATGCAGTTCATACCCAGATAAAAAGCAATCTACGGCTGGCTTTCTTCGGCAGCGACTTTATTCATGCCCTGCCTAACACCAAAGACAACCATCCTGGTTTGAAATGAAACTATAGGAGACGAAGCGCGTGAAACTGTCAGTATACGGAAAAGGCGGAATCGGCAAATCCACAACCAGCTGCAACATCTCTGTAGCTCTAGCCAAACGCGGCAAGAAAGTCCTGCAAATTGGCTGTGACCCCAAGCACGACAGCACCTTTACCCTCACCGGCTTCCTGATTCCCACGATTATCGACACGCTTCAAGAAAAGGACTACCACTACGAAGATGTCTGGGCTGAAGAT comes from the Coleofasciculus sp. FACHB-1120 genome and includes:
- the thiO gene encoding glycine oxidase ThiO, which translates into the protein MNTESDILIIGGGAIGLAIALELRLRGATVTVLCRDFNSAAAHAAAGMLAPQAEGISTGAMLDLCLRSRDLYPDWASKLEAIAGVSIGYWPSGILSPVYVGAEQQGVRTEEENSILRPQSSALWLNKDAINQIQPGLGSDVVGGWWYPEDGQVDNRALVQALRVAVRELGVDIREGVAVEALQQQNRRINCVRTASGDFRAQNYVLATGAWSNELLPIPVSPKKGQMLSVQVPGGSQEELPLKRVLFGEEIYIVPRRNGQLIVGATSEDVGFTPHNTPAGIRTLLESAIRLYPALQNFPIQEFWWGFRPTTPDELPILGSSACENLTLATGHYRNGILLAPVTASLVADLIWEQKSDPLLDHFHYSRFYAGSKPINATPKMLQISHPSESGRLEGSSLQMNHSLETLPADPLIIAGRSFRSRLMTGTGKYRSIEEMQQSIAASGCEIVTVAVRRVQTKAPGHEGLAEALDWTKIWMLPNTAGCKTAEEAIRVARLGREMAKLLGQEDNNFVKLEVIPDLKYLLPDPIGTLEAAEQLVKEGFAVLPYINADPLLAKRLEEVGCATVMPLGSPIGSGQGIKNAANIEIIIENAGVPVVVDAGLATPSEAAQAMEMGADAVLINSAIAGAKNPAAMGRAMALGVEAGRLAYQAGRIPVKVYANPSSPLTGTITS